Proteins found in one Homalodisca vitripennis isolate AUS2020 chromosome 4, UT_GWSS_2.1, whole genome shotgun sequence genomic segment:
- the LOC124359973 gene encoding uncharacterized protein LOC124359973 isoform X1, whose amino-acid sequence MCVLLNNHRAPLQPPRRTLEKDCNLSHLTQTASWLPPADAWARDNSGGFPFGWEEAIDSDGKSYYINHVNKTTSYEDPRTDWTEEPPQPRTVELTRHPLLGFGFVAGSERPVIVRFVTENGPSVGKLQPGDQLLTINDEDVRTAPRDHVIQLVRGCKDTVRLVVCQPPLDNSTRKSALLSSAKKAKLKSNPSRVRFAEGVVVNGSPLYTASAFSGGEGGVPLMPNVLKVFLENGQTKSFKYDSTTRVGDVVASLQQKLCLKAIHHFSLVLEQVKSLRRNKLTLLNPEHTLARIASRPGSHNLRCLFRVAFVPRDACDLAQKDLAAFEYLYLQCCNDVVQERYAPELKYDIALRLAALHIHQHAISNNIPPSKITVKSIEREFGLERFVPVSLMESMKRKELRKLLSHLLKLNQTMTGTSHKCLTSLQAKLYYLSIISELPSYGAKCFSTNIRDCNMETVILVSPKLGISQINGIRNSMPVPLADIEHLTLIRVQREDQISSLVTIYLPTAIQKEVSVSMEDRDADELVLVLQGYYRLLTGKQLPLEQEKDIWTQDQAPLYHSQHAVRPARWSYAVDSEEERYANFAVSPPYHPVSHTRHMRSNGSMTLTRSHSDVMQPSNNTVDNNMNNTLPSKFKDRNGYCGIGYKPNALPGGPHNKLGIDLQSVVSMEILESDIGFAEARNEEVLRRVAEMQELVVNSEQYLTQHQRETSDSESSHISSQDSDNPGQLKHSDSLLLLTQGLQQVPDSLSEAVQSLDLGETESDTDSISTPSSSPSHRNASGKDRNRDSDSSFGLHSPDNLVPGAGQQALQELWKRLQEETAHLGYEMTGGSLYLDPDIIDLTLIPPPITPEKEGVGYALPPEISMPPMPFADNSLNLDDNALGLESKDVLNLDLDSFLATVTVPPPQRTSSTLELTSEQISSFIIPPPPPVPPATDIEAEPPLPPPPPEKPNGYIPNGLDTDRPIERRASTGSRSVTFSCCSKPRQQSPDNSPLSLPPRVGSVGSASPPGRPPKPPNLPPRSDSISGGTLTRKPPLPPVPSQDVSLMNGYLSVSREACVLVSGLCERLGQVAAQCNADQAHGGGANIDEARFQEAKEALTLEVRKLVTSSKLLVRSSSTANASNAPSPDFQTHLASCLTLLRRLTELSGKMAAHTSSPLHTRNLVLKVQDVVAVFTDLLATEGQEAQLTKQAENLASVLATLLRSLRVFTP is encoded by the exons GTTTGTGACGGAGAACGGTCCCAGTGTGGGCAAACTGCAGCCCGGGGACCAGCTGCTCACCATCAATGACGAGGATGTCAGGACTGCCCCCAGAGATCACGTGATCCAGCTGGTCAGAGGTTGTAAGGACACAGTGAGACTTGTAGTGTGTCAGCCTCCACTAGACAAT TCGACACGAAAATCAGCCTTGCTCAGTTCGGCGAAGAAGGCGAAACTGAAATCCAATCCTTCCCGAGTCCGGTTTGCAGAAGGCGTTGTCGTCAATGGATCTCCACTGTACACG GCGTCTGCATTCAGCGGAGGTGAGGGCGGTGTTCCGCTTATGCCAAATGTCCTCAAGGTCTTCCTCGAGAACGGGCAGACCAAGTCCTTCAAGTACGACTCGACGACGCGGGTAGGTGACGTGGTGGCGTCTCTACAGCAGAAGCTCTGTCTCAAGGCCATCCACCACTTCTCTCTGGTGCTGGAGCAAGTCAAGAGTCTCAGGCGGAACAAGCTCACCCTGCTCAACCCCGAACACACACTCGCAAGG ATAGCCTCAAGGCCTGGCTCACACAACCTGCGGTGCCTCTTCAGGGTCGCGTTCGTCCCGCGGGATGCCTGCGACTTAGCACAAAAAGATTTGGCAgcttttgaatatttgtatcttcag TGCTGCAATGATGTGGTACAAGAAAGGTACGCTCCAGAGCTCAAGTACGATATTGCCTTACGTCTGGCAGCTCTTCATATACACCAACACGCCATCTCCAACAACATTCCTCCCAGCAAGATTACTGTCAAGTCTATAGA GAGGGAGTTTGGACTGGAAAGGTTTGTGCCGGTCTCACTGATGGAGTCAATGAAACGCAAGGAGTTGCGAAAACTACTCAGTCATTTGCTCAAACTGAACCAAACCATGACGGGGACTAGTCACAAGTGTCTAACGAGCCTGCAGGCCAAGCTGTATTACCTGAGTATCATCAGCGAGTTGCCCAGCTATGGCGCCAAGTGCTTCTCGACCAACATTCGC GATTGTAACATGGAAACTGTTATACTAGTCAGCCCTAAGTTAGGAATTAGCCAAATAAATGGAATACGGAATAGTATG CCTGTTCCTCTAGCCGATATAGAACACTTGACTCTCATCAGGGTCCAGAGAGAGGACCAGATCTCCAGCCTTGTCACGATATACCTGCCTACCGCCATACAAAAG GAGGTGTCGGTCAGCATGGAGGACAGGGACGCTGACGAGTTAGTGCTGGTGCTGCAAGGTTACTACCGTCTGCTGACGGGGAAACAACTACCCCTTGAGCAGGAAAAGGACATCTGGACACAAGACCAAG CGCCGCTCTACCACTCCCAACATGCTGTGCGGCCGGCGAGGTGGAGTTATGCTGTAGATTCGGAAGAGGAGCGGTACGCCAATTTTGCCGTCTCCCCGCCCTACCATCCAGTCTCTCACACCAGACAC ATGAGAAGCAACGGCAGTATGACTCTCACCAGGAGCCACAGTGACGTCATGCAACCCAGCAACAACACGGTTGACAACAACATGAACAACACTCT GCCGAGCAAGTTCAAGGACAGGAATGGCTACTGCGGGATCGGCTACAAACCCAATGCCTTGCCCGGTGGTCCCCACAACAAGTTGGGCATCGATCTGCAGAGTGTCGTGTCTATGGAGATCCTTGAGAGTGACATCGGCTTCGCGGAGGCCAGAAATGAGGAG GTGCTTCGGAGGGTGGCAGAAATGCAGGAACTGGTCGTCAACTCAGAGCAGTATTTGACTCAGCACCAGAGAGAAACCAGTGATTCCGAGAGCTCCCACATTTCCTCTCAGGACTCCGACAATCCTGGGCAGCTCAAACACAGTGACTCGCTGCTGTTGCTCACACAG GGGCTGCAGCAAGTTCCAGACTCTCTTAGTGAAGCCGTGCAGTCTCTGGATTTGGGTGAGACTGAGAGTGACACAGACTCTATCAGCACACCTTCTAGTAGCCCCTCACACCGCAACGCTTCTG GGAAAGATCGGAATCGAGACTCTGACTCAAGTTTTGGACTGCACAGTCCAGACAATTTGGTGCCGGGAGCTGGTCAACAAGCACTTCAG GAGCTGTGGAAGAGGCTTCAGGAGGAAACTGCTCACCTAGGCTACGAGATGACAGGAGGAAGTCTCTACTTGGATCCTGACATCATCGACCTCACCCTGATACCGCCTCCTATCACGCCTGAGAAG gAGGGAGTGGGGTACGCGCTACCACCGGAAATAAGCATGCCACCTATGCCTTTCGCTGACAACTCGTTAAACCTTGACGACAACGCACTtg GTTTGGAAAGCAAAGACGTCTTGAACCTGGACCTGGACTCATTCCTGGCCACAGTGACGGTACCACCTCCGCAGCGCACATCTTCCACGCTGGAATTGACAAGCGAACAGATCAGCTCCTTCATCATTCCTCCCCCTCCCCCCGTTCCTCCAGCAACTGACATTGAG GCGGAGCCACCGCTTCCACCACCACCCCCTGAGAAGCCGAACGGCTACATACCCAACGGTTTGGACACCGACAGGCCGATAGAGAGGAGAGCTAGCACGGGGAGTCGTAGTGTCACATTCTCCTGCTGCAGCAAGCCCCGCCAGCAGAGTCCTGACAACTCCCCCCTGTCTCTCCCACCCAGGGTGGGTTCCGTGGGATCTGCCTCCCCACCCGGTCGGCCGCCTAAGCCTCCGAATCTACCACCTCGAAGTGACTCCATATCAGGGGGCACTTTGACCAGAAAGCCTCCTCTGCCTCCTGTCCCTTCCCAG GATGTATCCCTGATGAACGGCTACCTGTCAGTGTCACGAGAGGCATGTGTGCTAGTCTCCGGTCTGTGCGAGAGGCTGGGGCAGGTAGCAGCTCAGTGTAATGCGGATCAAGCTCACGGAGGAGGTGCAAACATTGATGAGGCCAGATTCCAG GAAGCGAAAGAAGCTCTGACGCTTGAAGTACGAAAGTTGGTGACGTCTTCGAAGCTCTTAGTCCGAAGTAGCAGCACAGCAAATGCTTCCAACGCACCCTCGCCAGACTTCCAGACGCATCTTGCCAGTTGTCTAACGCTACTTCGTCGACTGACCGAACTCAGCGGGAAAATGGCTGCCCACACCTCTTCTCCCCTGCACACCCGCAACCTTGTCCTTAAG GTGCAAGATGTGGTAGCCGTGTTTACGGACCTACTCGCCACCGAGGGGCAAGAAGCACAGCTCACCAAGCAGGCAGAAAACTTGGCAAGTGTGTTGGCAACACTGTTAAGGAGTCTTCGGGTCTTCACACCATAG
- the LOC124359973 gene encoding uncharacterized protein LOC124359973 isoform X2 has protein sequence MENLIISSCGCTSTKRLSPQFYSSHVNKTTSYEDPRTDWTEEPPQPRTVELTRHPLLGFGFVAGSERPVIVRFVTENGPSVGKLQPGDQLLTINDEDVRTAPRDHVIQLVRGCKDTVRLVVCQPPLDNSTRKSALLSSAKKAKLKSNPSRVRFAEGVVVNGSPLYTASAFSGGEGGVPLMPNVLKVFLENGQTKSFKYDSTTRVGDVVASLQQKLCLKAIHHFSLVLEQVKSLRRNKLTLLNPEHTLARIASRPGSHNLRCLFRVAFVPRDACDLAQKDLAAFEYLYLQCCNDVVQERYAPELKYDIALRLAALHIHQHAISNNIPPSKITVKSIEREFGLERFVPVSLMESMKRKELRKLLSHLLKLNQTMTGTSHKCLTSLQAKLYYLSIISELPSYGAKCFSTNIRDCNMETVILVSPKLGISQINGIRNSMPVPLADIEHLTLIRVQREDQISSLVTIYLPTAIQKEVSVSMEDRDADELVLVLQGYYRLLTGKQLPLEQEKDIWTQDQAPLYHSQHAVRPARWSYAVDSEEERYANFAVSPPYHPVSHTRHMRSNGSMTLTRSHSDVMQPSNNTVDNNMNNTLPSKFKDRNGYCGIGYKPNALPGGPHNKLGIDLQSVVSMEILESDIGFAEARNEEVLRRVAEMQELVVNSEQYLTQHQRETSDSESSHISSQDSDNPGQLKHSDSLLLLTQGLQQVPDSLSEAVQSLDLGETESDTDSISTPSSSPSHRNASGKDRNRDSDSSFGLHSPDNLVPGAGQQALQELWKRLQEETAHLGYEMTGGSLYLDPDIIDLTLIPPPITPEKEGVGYALPPEISMPPMPFADNSLNLDDNALGLESKDVLNLDLDSFLATVTVPPPQRTSSTLELTSEQISSFIIPPPPPVPPATDIEAEPPLPPPPPEKPNGYIPNGLDTDRPIERRASTGSRSVTFSCCSKPRQQSPDNSPLSLPPRVGSVGSASPPGRPPKPPNLPPRSDSISGGTLTRKPPLPPVPSQDVSLMNGYLSVSREACVLVSGLCERLGQVAAQCNADQAHGGGANIDEARFQEAKEALTLEVRKLVTSSKLLVRSSSTANASNAPSPDFQTHLASCLTLLRRLTELSGKMAAHTSSPLHTRNLVLKVQDVVAVFTDLLATEGQEAQLTKQAENLASVLATLLRSLRVFTP, from the exons GTTTGTGACGGAGAACGGTCCCAGTGTGGGCAAACTGCAGCCCGGGGACCAGCTGCTCACCATCAATGACGAGGATGTCAGGACTGCCCCCAGAGATCACGTGATCCAGCTGGTCAGAGGTTGTAAGGACACAGTGAGACTTGTAGTGTGTCAGCCTCCACTAGACAAT TCGACACGAAAATCAGCCTTGCTCAGTTCGGCGAAGAAGGCGAAACTGAAATCCAATCCTTCCCGAGTCCGGTTTGCAGAAGGCGTTGTCGTCAATGGATCTCCACTGTACACG GCGTCTGCATTCAGCGGAGGTGAGGGCGGTGTTCCGCTTATGCCAAATGTCCTCAAGGTCTTCCTCGAGAACGGGCAGACCAAGTCCTTCAAGTACGACTCGACGACGCGGGTAGGTGACGTGGTGGCGTCTCTACAGCAGAAGCTCTGTCTCAAGGCCATCCACCACTTCTCTCTGGTGCTGGAGCAAGTCAAGAGTCTCAGGCGGAACAAGCTCACCCTGCTCAACCCCGAACACACACTCGCAAGG ATAGCCTCAAGGCCTGGCTCACACAACCTGCGGTGCCTCTTCAGGGTCGCGTTCGTCCCGCGGGATGCCTGCGACTTAGCACAAAAAGATTTGGCAgcttttgaatatttgtatcttcag TGCTGCAATGATGTGGTACAAGAAAGGTACGCTCCAGAGCTCAAGTACGATATTGCCTTACGTCTGGCAGCTCTTCATATACACCAACACGCCATCTCCAACAACATTCCTCCCAGCAAGATTACTGTCAAGTCTATAGA GAGGGAGTTTGGACTGGAAAGGTTTGTGCCGGTCTCACTGATGGAGTCAATGAAACGCAAGGAGTTGCGAAAACTACTCAGTCATTTGCTCAAACTGAACCAAACCATGACGGGGACTAGTCACAAGTGTCTAACGAGCCTGCAGGCCAAGCTGTATTACCTGAGTATCATCAGCGAGTTGCCCAGCTATGGCGCCAAGTGCTTCTCGACCAACATTCGC GATTGTAACATGGAAACTGTTATACTAGTCAGCCCTAAGTTAGGAATTAGCCAAATAAATGGAATACGGAATAGTATG CCTGTTCCTCTAGCCGATATAGAACACTTGACTCTCATCAGGGTCCAGAGAGAGGACCAGATCTCCAGCCTTGTCACGATATACCTGCCTACCGCCATACAAAAG GAGGTGTCGGTCAGCATGGAGGACAGGGACGCTGACGAGTTAGTGCTGGTGCTGCAAGGTTACTACCGTCTGCTGACGGGGAAACAACTACCCCTTGAGCAGGAAAAGGACATCTGGACACAAGACCAAG CGCCGCTCTACCACTCCCAACATGCTGTGCGGCCGGCGAGGTGGAGTTATGCTGTAGATTCGGAAGAGGAGCGGTACGCCAATTTTGCCGTCTCCCCGCCCTACCATCCAGTCTCTCACACCAGACAC ATGAGAAGCAACGGCAGTATGACTCTCACCAGGAGCCACAGTGACGTCATGCAACCCAGCAACAACACGGTTGACAACAACATGAACAACACTCT GCCGAGCAAGTTCAAGGACAGGAATGGCTACTGCGGGATCGGCTACAAACCCAATGCCTTGCCCGGTGGTCCCCACAACAAGTTGGGCATCGATCTGCAGAGTGTCGTGTCTATGGAGATCCTTGAGAGTGACATCGGCTTCGCGGAGGCCAGAAATGAGGAG GTGCTTCGGAGGGTGGCAGAAATGCAGGAACTGGTCGTCAACTCAGAGCAGTATTTGACTCAGCACCAGAGAGAAACCAGTGATTCCGAGAGCTCCCACATTTCCTCTCAGGACTCCGACAATCCTGGGCAGCTCAAACACAGTGACTCGCTGCTGTTGCTCACACAG GGGCTGCAGCAAGTTCCAGACTCTCTTAGTGAAGCCGTGCAGTCTCTGGATTTGGGTGAGACTGAGAGTGACACAGACTCTATCAGCACACCTTCTAGTAGCCCCTCACACCGCAACGCTTCTG GGAAAGATCGGAATCGAGACTCTGACTCAAGTTTTGGACTGCACAGTCCAGACAATTTGGTGCCGGGAGCTGGTCAACAAGCACTTCAG GAGCTGTGGAAGAGGCTTCAGGAGGAAACTGCTCACCTAGGCTACGAGATGACAGGAGGAAGTCTCTACTTGGATCCTGACATCATCGACCTCACCCTGATACCGCCTCCTATCACGCCTGAGAAG gAGGGAGTGGGGTACGCGCTACCACCGGAAATAAGCATGCCACCTATGCCTTTCGCTGACAACTCGTTAAACCTTGACGACAACGCACTtg GTTTGGAAAGCAAAGACGTCTTGAACCTGGACCTGGACTCATTCCTGGCCACAGTGACGGTACCACCTCCGCAGCGCACATCTTCCACGCTGGAATTGACAAGCGAACAGATCAGCTCCTTCATCATTCCTCCCCCTCCCCCCGTTCCTCCAGCAACTGACATTGAG GCGGAGCCACCGCTTCCACCACCACCCCCTGAGAAGCCGAACGGCTACATACCCAACGGTTTGGACACCGACAGGCCGATAGAGAGGAGAGCTAGCACGGGGAGTCGTAGTGTCACATTCTCCTGCTGCAGCAAGCCCCGCCAGCAGAGTCCTGACAACTCCCCCCTGTCTCTCCCACCCAGGGTGGGTTCCGTGGGATCTGCCTCCCCACCCGGTCGGCCGCCTAAGCCTCCGAATCTACCACCTCGAAGTGACTCCATATCAGGGGGCACTTTGACCAGAAAGCCTCCTCTGCCTCCTGTCCCTTCCCAG GATGTATCCCTGATGAACGGCTACCTGTCAGTGTCACGAGAGGCATGTGTGCTAGTCTCCGGTCTGTGCGAGAGGCTGGGGCAGGTAGCAGCTCAGTGTAATGCGGATCAAGCTCACGGAGGAGGTGCAAACATTGATGAGGCCAGATTCCAG GAAGCGAAAGAAGCTCTGACGCTTGAAGTACGAAAGTTGGTGACGTCTTCGAAGCTCTTAGTCCGAAGTAGCAGCACAGCAAATGCTTCCAACGCACCCTCGCCAGACTTCCAGACGCATCTTGCCAGTTGTCTAACGCTACTTCGTCGACTGACCGAACTCAGCGGGAAAATGGCTGCCCACACCTCTTCTCCCCTGCACACCCGCAACCTTGTCCTTAAG GTGCAAGATGTGGTAGCCGTGTTTACGGACCTACTCGCCACCGAGGGGCAAGAAGCACAGCTCACCAAGCAGGCAGAAAACTTGGCAAGTGTGTTGGCAACACTGTTAAGGAGTCTTCGGGTCTTCACACCATAG